tccGATTGTGATTTtccttgaattttttcttatgcATAAATTATATGTGTTAATTGGTGCAGTGGGTACTGAAGCTGAGGTTGTGATGGTGGATGGGATCCCTTTTCCTTCTCTAGTCAACGTCACCAAGCCATTGTCCTTGCTAGGCCATGGTTAGTTTTGTAGGCATGGTTACATGGAattctcctaaaatttgggcatttactcattttttttattattttaaaaattatacaagcacattttcattttacattataaatcTCTCttgatatagaaaaataaaagtatgtaattatttaaaattgattgaattttttgtaacatGCCTAATATTAGGACTGcatgtgtaaatataattatctctaaattttaaatcccTCCACATTTGGTAAGTTTGTGAGGATAActacataaaattttcttacattttgGGCATACAGACAAAATTAATCCATCATATTTTGGactctaaaaataatatcaggCTCACTTAAGtctaaggataaattatttgacacCCTTAGAGATtgtatttagttaattatacaAACGCTCTGTCTTTTGTAAAACTATAAGTACACCCCTTGAGTTTGTACTTGTGATTAAAAGTAAGGTGGAATTTTACAGAAACACTTCATGAAAGACGTTACACTAACCCTGTTTAGGGGGTAtaactgtaatttttcaaagaatagtggtatttgtataattaggtCTAAGCTGAGGGGTACCaatgttatttatttcaaatatatgttttatttagtatatagtttaagtttgattagaaatttatgaaatgagttaacatatatatatatatttgggcaTCAGGAATTACAGATATAGAGATACATTTCCTCCAGATTAAGTTCACAGCAATAGGAGTATATCTGGATCCCCAAATTGTGTCCCATTTACACAAATGGAAGGGAAAATCAGCAGCTGAGCTAACACAAGATCATCACTTCTTTCAAACTATCATTTCAggtattcttttcttttaacaagaaattcaagcttagagggtgtttgattaaatgaacctcacttatcttataaattatttttaaaacttttataatatttaattttattttaaaaatatttttaaggctgcatttgaatgaaaagatcctttgaaattatttgaataattctaaatttaaaaaaaattaaattttaaattctaatttatactgtattttgttgaatattgatagatttcaaatttttttcgaattaattagtcatttaaaatcatttctctaaattattccttcaaatttaaatCCATAAATCCAAATGCAcccttaaaatatttggatataataaaatcatggagcttataaattgctattaatgataattttatacttaatattGAGAGggtttgttaaaattttaaagataagttgggaatttatctttatttgtttaattttttttttttgaaaaaatgcgAAATATTGTTAGAACATTTTAGTAATtctttattacaataatctcaatacatatatatataaatgtggaattaatggaaaatattacatgcagCCCCGGTGGATAAGTTAGTGAGGGTGGTGGTGATTAAGGAGATAAAGGGTTCACAATTTGGAGTACAGATAGAGAGTGCAGTTAGGGACCGTTTGGCAGAGATTGATAAATatgaagaagaggaggaagaagcACTGGAGCAGCTTGTGGAGTTTTTCCAGTCTAAGTATTTCAACAAGGACTCTGTCTTGACATTCTATTTCTCAGCTGCTTCTCCCACTGTTCaggtaattatttttcatcatttgcACGAGACCCAAACAAGTCCTAAGCTTGCAAGGCAATTTACTCTTGCTACCTATaagaaaatttggattttttattgcaatttttgttgCATCTtcttacattatatatatacacacaccacatgtatactttgtaaaaaaaaattaaatagataatgtaatttttatacatattgcatatatatatatatgaaatataatagaaatcggcacaagaattataataggaaattcaataaaaaaaaggccTAGTATCTAGTCAAATAAATGTTACGATCAGTATTGTGTTTTGGATTGGCTTTGGACGATTGTTGCATACCTATCTATCATAGTTAAGATATCGAGTATGTGTCAACCACTCAATTACACAATGTATTGCACGTCAAATATTGCATTTAAAAATGCTGATACTTTAAGACATAACATAACATGAAATAAAGATGTGATTAATAGGGTTTGTTTGGTGGGTAGATTGGATTTGCTGGAGACGGGAAAGAAGAAGCAAAGATGGAAGTGAAGAATGGGAATGTGGTGGAGATGATACAGAAATGGTACTTGGGTGGGAGCACTGCACTCTCTCCTACAACCATTTCCTCCTTAgccacctctctctctctcctcaccTCTCAAATTGAATAATCCTCACCaaccatttttctttcattctaCTTTTAACACTCTCATTCTCATCTtgtattcaataaattaacaatatgTCAATAAATTAGTCCTTTATGGGACAGATAAGTGGTTTGAGTTCAAAGTTTTATTTACAAGGACTGTGGGTTCAAAATTTCTGAAGTGATATTCGAAGAGGTACTTCGTCTTGAGGGTCGACCACAGGATCTACCGCTCTGGGGGGTGGCATTGGTGCAGGGAGTGCTGGGGCGGATTCTCCACTAATCGGGATTAGAGACGTTCCTTTAACGACCTGCAAAGTCTGATTGTTTTCAGGTGCCTCCACAaccttttgtttgtttgcgAGATTGCTGGGTTTTTTTATGGTAACTCACGCCTTTAACTCAACTTACAACAGACGGCGCCACTTGATGTGTGTATTTTAGTTCGACAAACTTGGACCTTAGTGATGGACTTGGGCCGATCAAGcaaaaaaacttgaaaaatggAACCTGCAAAACAATACGTTAGCACTACGACGCTTAAGCTAGTCTTGTTCTTGAAATAAGTAatcgtaaaaaaaaaaatggtaatgAAAAATCAAGATGTGATTAAGAAATTTGTAGAAGAAATTATGATCAGAGTGCAATTCTAAGACTAAAGCAAGAATAAGGAACAGTTTTCCAGCTTCTGAATGGTGTCCACATTAAGGGACTGAACTTGTATATATAGAGGGAGCGTCCCCCGCTGCTGTGACTCCGCACACCACCTTTATCCTCGAAAAAGGGGGCAAAATACGTGTGAataagacatgatttgatctTATCTCCAACTAATCACCTTGCAGCTAGCGCCTTTGCTTGGGAAAGAACTCCATGCATGTGGGGACTTTTATTTTGTAGGGAGTCCCTCTAGGTTTAAGAGTCCTGAGTCTTGGGGGCGCTTCCCTTCTCCAGGGTTATTCTAGTTGGGCTTTGAATGTGGACCTGTGgtttataaagtattttatcATACCTTCCTCTTGGGTCAGGTCCATGGTCATTCTAGTGGGTTACCTTCTTCTTGGTCTGATGGGCTAAGCTTGGACTTCATAAATCTCTTTTTTGGGCCGTACACGTCAAACTCAAAGGtaacttcaaattttagcctatcaaaattaataagtatCGTATTgtcacaaaatcaaaataaaattactcaataatttaaaattaaatcataataataaaaactaaaaatttcaatGAGTTCGTTAGAGTTGAAAGTTTCACTCTGAGTAAAATCGTGAGAATTAAATAGCTTATAGtgttaaataatgtaaataaattatgaatcaaATGGATGGATGATGAatcaaattttagagaaagaatatatagaaataattaaatggcaattttatataaaaatgggAAAGTAAAAATAACTTCCTAAAGATATATGGTTGTAGCAAAATAGTATCGAAATCAACAcatgtttaaatttttgaaaattgaaccGCTAGAAATTGgtttaaacaattaatatgtttcttctttttatctcTACTCTCCCACATTTTTCTCTAATgctttttaatcaaataattattatttattttcgtcAAGAATCTTTCTCTTCAAATTTCTGCTTCGCATCATACATCGAGCCTAATTTAATCAATAGTCTCTACCAAAAATGAgagtcaaattaaattttcaataattggagttaatttattataaaataaaaaaagtcaatCACATATTAGA
The window above is part of the Sesamum indicum cultivar Zhongzhi No. 13 linkage group LG7, S_indicum_v1.0, whole genome shotgun sequence genome. Proteins encoded here:
- the LOC105166979 gene encoding probable chalcone--flavonone isomerase 3 isoform X2; its protein translation is MGTEAEVVMVDGIPFPSLVNVTKPLSLLGHGITDIEIHFLQIKFTAIGVYLDPQIVSHLHKWKGKSAAELTQDHHFFQTIISAPVDKLVRVVVIKEIKGSQFGVQIESAVRDRLAEIDKYEEEEEEALEQLVEFFQSKYFNKDSVLTFYFSAASPTVQGLFGG
- the LOC105166979 gene encoding probable chalcone--flavonone isomerase 3 isoform X1 — translated: MGTEAEVVMVDGIPFPSLVNVTKPLSLLGHGITDIEIHFLQIKFTAIGVYLDPQIVSHLHKWKGKSAAELTQDHHFFQTIISAPVDKLVRVVVIKEIKGSQFGVQIESAVRDRLAEIDKYEEEEEEALEQLVEFFQSKYFNKDSVLTFYFSAASPTVQIGFAGDGKEEAKMEVKNGNVVEMIQKWYLGGSTALSPTTISSLATSLSLLTSQIE